Proteins co-encoded in one Sandaracinaceae bacterium genomic window:
- a CDS encoding serine/threonine-protein kinase — MNRNSLGPYRIEKRLAAGGMAEVFVAHREGPHGFQKRVALKRILPQHARDPEFVGMFIDEARLAARLAHPGIVQVFDFGEHGGSLFMAMEMVEGTTVGRLLRTVASHRETVPLGAALHVAHEAAAALAYAHTLRDESGHPLNIVHRDVSPANLLLDRQGHAKLTDFGIARCRTTAQRTDDGHIRGKLGYMSPEQVVGDEVDAKSDVFTLGVVLAEMLVAEPLFGTGADLDVLLQIRNVDLTVLRRAGGHIPKDVTRLLQWCFERDPEKRPTARQLSYALREVLARRGELGRGPQELARLMERLELVPKSEHDAEAQEAGARPTFLVEIDDEEASAPNNTKALLDRLALDPPTTYELRHPTGEREGPIPFSEMVRRIVTGALKPGTKVRKDTGDFESAGRMPELRRYLGSKALQWGPSGPPRGANRRGVLYGGRLLGQAHQLTSRRETGVLHLWDGERQKRIYYVDGRPDFVASNVEAELLGEYLVAQGTILRMELEMALAMLPKYDGRLGDALVGLGILRPMELYRAVADQVRSRYLEAFRWTSGQWAYVRGEQCDEETFPLPQGEHELLRDAAMQTDAKDVKAALTPVQRRVLRKNPAPPATLASYRLPGEWERVIDTVDGRATLAGIIAREYAQSGLDAEQVQRALYLGLSVELIEAA; from the coding sequence ATGAACCGCAACTCCCTCGGCCCCTACCGAATCGAAAAGCGCCTCGCCGCGGGTGGGATGGCCGAGGTCTTCGTCGCGCACCGAGAGGGGCCGCACGGCTTCCAGAAGCGGGTCGCGCTCAAGCGCATCCTGCCGCAGCACGCGCGGGACCCGGAGTTCGTCGGCATGTTCATCGACGAGGCGCGCCTCGCCGCGCGGCTCGCGCACCCCGGCATCGTGCAGGTCTTCGACTTCGGCGAGCACGGCGGCAGCCTCTTCATGGCGATGGAGATGGTGGAGGGCACGACCGTCGGTCGCCTGCTCCGCACCGTGGCCAGCCACCGCGAGACGGTGCCGCTCGGCGCCGCGCTCCACGTCGCGCACGAGGCGGCCGCCGCGCTCGCCTACGCGCACACCCTCCGCGACGAGAGCGGTCACCCGCTCAACATCGTGCACCGGGACGTGAGCCCGGCGAACCTGCTGCTCGACCGGCAGGGCCACGCGAAGCTCACCGACTTCGGCATCGCGCGCTGCCGCACCACCGCGCAGCGCACCGACGACGGGCACATCCGAGGCAAGCTCGGTTACATGTCTCCAGAGCAGGTCGTCGGCGACGAGGTCGACGCCAAGAGCGACGTCTTCACCCTCGGCGTCGTGCTCGCCGAGATGCTCGTCGCCGAGCCGCTCTTCGGGACCGGGGCCGACCTCGACGTCCTCCTCCAGATCCGCAACGTGGATCTCACCGTGCTGCGCCGCGCGGGCGGGCACATCCCGAAGGACGTGACGCGCTTGCTCCAGTGGTGCTTCGAGCGCGACCCGGAGAAGCGCCCCACCGCGCGGCAGCTCTCCTACGCGCTCCGCGAGGTGCTCGCGCGCCGCGGAGAGCTGGGGCGTGGTCCGCAGGAGCTCGCCCGGCTCATGGAGCGGCTCGAGCTGGTGCCCAAGTCGGAGCACGACGCCGAGGCGCAGGAGGCGGGCGCGCGGCCGACCTTCCTGGTCGAGATCGACGACGAGGAGGCGTCGGCGCCGAACAACACCAAGGCCCTGCTCGACCGGCTCGCCCTCGACCCGCCGACGACCTACGAGCTGCGCCACCCGACCGGGGAGCGCGAGGGGCCCATCCCCTTCAGCGAGATGGTGCGGCGAATCGTCACCGGCGCGCTGAAGCCCGGGACGAAGGTCCGCAAGGACACCGGCGACTTCGAGAGCGCGGGGCGGATGCCGGAGCTGCGCCGCTACCTCGGCAGCAAGGCGCTGCAGTGGGGCCCGAGCGGCCCGCCGCGAGGAGCCAACCGGCGCGGCGTGCTCTACGGCGGCCGCCTCCTCGGCCAGGCGCACCAGCTCACCTCGCGGCGCGAGACGGGCGTCCTGCACCTCTGGGACGGAGAGCGCCAAAAGCGCATCTACTACGTCGACGGACGGCCCGACTTCGTCGCGTCCAACGTCGAGGCCGAGCTGCTCGGCGAGTACCTCGTGGCCCAGGGCACCATCCTCCGCATGGAGCTGGAGATGGCGCTCGCGATGCTGCCCAAGTACGACGGCCGGCTCGGCGACGCGCTCGTGGGCCTCGGCATCCTGCGCCCGATGGAGCTCTACCGCGCGGTCGCCGATCAGGTGCGCAGCCGCTACCTCGAGGCCTTCCGATGGACCTCGGGGCAGTGGGCATACGTGCGCGGCGAGCAGTGCGACGAGGAGACCTTCCCGCTGCCGCAGGGCGAGCACGAGCTGCTCCGCGACGCGGCGATGCAGACGGACGCGAAGGACGTCAAGGCGGCGCTCACCCCCGTGCAGCGCCGGGTGCTCCGCAAGAACCCCGCGCCGCCCGCCACCCTCGCGAGCTACCGGCTGCCGGGCGAGTGGGAGCGCGTGATCGACACGGTCGATGGGCGGGCGACGCTCGCCGGGATCATCGCGCGCGAGTACGCGCAGAGCGGGCTGGACGCCGAGCAGGTGCAGCGGGCGCTCTACCTCGGGCTGAGCGTCGAGCTGATCGAAGCGGCCTGA
- a CDS encoding MopE-related protein produces the protein EATTATDCDDMTAATFPGAPETPDDGVDQDCNGADTITCFDDADMDGFGTDTGTTTLADEGSCDTEEMESSESTDCDDMAAATFTGASETPDDGVDQDCSGADTITCFVDADMDGFGTDEGTTTLAADGSCDAEDMESSDSTDCDDTAATTFPGATDPPDDGVDQDCSGDDAVTCFVDADMDGFGTDEGTTTVADDGSCDVEDMESSDSTDCDDTSDTVFPSAPELPGDGVDQDCDGMDLPLDAGLAGDGGVAASDGGDGGSGTPGVSGGACSCRVGASSTPRTSLGWLLFAAALVAGRLRRRRASAR, from the coding sequence TGGAGGCCACCACCGCCACCGACTGCGACGACATGACCGCCGCCACCTTCCCCGGCGCCCCGGAGACACCCGACGACGGAGTCGACCAGGACTGCAACGGCGCCGACACGATCACGTGCTTCGACGACGCCGACATGGACGGCTTCGGCACCGACACGGGGACCACCACCCTCGCCGACGAAGGCTCCTGCGACACCGAAGAGATGGAGTCGTCCGAGTCGACCGACTGCGACGACATGGCCGCCGCCACCTTCACCGGCGCCTCGGAGACCCCCGACGACGGAGTCGATCAGGACTGCAGCGGCGCCGACACGATCACGTGCTTCGTCGACGCGGACATGGACGGCTTCGGCACCGACGAGGGGACCACCACCCTCGCCGCCGACGGCTCCTGCGACGCCGAAGACATGGAGTCCTCCGACTCGACCGACTGCGACGACACCGCCGCGACCACCTTCCCGGGCGCGACCGATCCCCCCGACGACGGAGTCGACCAGGACTGCAGCGGCGACGACGCGGTCACCTGCTTCGTCGACGCCGACATGGACGGCTTCGGCACCGACGAGGGCACCACGACGGTCGCCGACGATGGATCGTGCGACGTGGAGGACATGGAGTCCTCCGACTCGACCGACTGTGACGACACCTCGGACACCGTCTTCCCGTCGGCCCCGGAGCTGCCCGGCGACGGCGTCGACCAGGACTGCGATGGGATGGACCTCCCCCTCGACGCCGGGCTGGCGGGAGACGGCGGCGTCGCGGCCTCGGACGGGGGAGACGGGGGCAGCGGTACGCCTGGCGTCTCCGGCGGCGCGTGCAGCTGCCGGGTCGGCGCGAGCTCGACCCCTCGCACCTCGCTGGGTTGGCTGCTCTTCGCCGCGGCCCTCGTCGCGGGCCGGCTTCGGCGCCGGCGAGCCAGCGCTCGCTGA